One Deinococcus sp. LM3 genomic region harbors:
- a CDS encoding NUDIX domain-containing protein, with the protein MTFHLVAWAVLLDGQGRVLLGRRSGASYADGLWGLPGGHVEAGETLAGAAAREAAEEVGVTLDPAALACLGVARYDLDGSQGLDVFFEARSWAGKPRPLDKTSEVAWFAPDALPEDALPWLGAALDLHLRGGVRLAEQVDGMAQVRALPLAVVGRPN; encoded by the coding sequence GTGACGTTTCACCTGGTGGCGTGGGCGGTGCTGCTGGACGGGCAGGGGAGGGTGCTGCTGGGGCGGCGCAGCGGCGCGTCGTACGCGGACGGCCTGTGGGGGCTGCCGGGCGGGCATGTGGAGGCGGGGGAGACCCTGGCGGGCGCGGCGGCGCGCGAGGCGGCCGAGGAGGTGGGCGTGACGCTGGACCCGGCGGCGCTGGCGTGCCTGGGCGTGGCCCGGTACGACCTGGACGGTTCGCAGGGGCTGGACGTGTTCTTCGAGGCGCGTTCCTGGGCCGGAAAGCCGCGCCCGCTGGACAAGACCTCGGAGGTCGCGTGGTTCGCGCCCGACGCCCTACCAGAAGACGCGCTGCCGTGGCTGGGCGCGGCGCTGGACTTGCACCTGCGGGGCGGCGTGCGGCTGGCCGAGCAGGTGGACGGCATGGCGCAGGTGCGGGCGTTGCCACTGGCGGTGGTGGGCCGGCCCAACTAA
- a CDS encoding iron ABC transporter permease — protein MTPPRLTGWLLALPGLIFVAVFLVLPLARTLSEGGVNLSVWADPYFQGRLWWTLAQAGVTTLAALLVGVPLAFLLSRFEVRGKALFLRLLLLPFVTPTLVAVLGLSALLGPQGWVTKLTGVNLSDTPALLLLGNLFFNLPVMVRLGYAGFSRVPVNAVGAARSLGASAWRAALGVALPLALPGVLAGAVLVFLYSALSFGLPLALGGERYGTLEVEIYTLTALQLRLPEASALIVGQLLLTLVATAAYVRLSAGGVGVAAGGLPGARGGARAALLGLGALVVVVCFAPLLAVVVRGLLGSGGPTLAYWQAVLADPDTPLLAWNTVRFGLLALLGAGLLGGLYALGAWRARSRVLDLISLLPLMVSPVSLAVGYLLAFPALAATLPMLIAAYTLLALPLVVRSVLPALRAIPPRLHEAARSLGASRGAAFRSVTFPLAFPALRGGGALALATVLGEFGATLVLSRPEWATLSTGLYERLGRPGERNLGEACALATALLLLSTLAFTLLDGGEGEVT, from the coding sequence ATGACCCCGCCCAGGCTGACAGGTTGGCTCCTCGCCCTGCCGGGCCTGATCTTCGTGGCCGTGTTCCTGGTGCTGCCGCTGGCCAGGACGCTGTCGGAGGGCGGCGTGAACCTGTCGGTGTGGGCGGACCCGTACTTTCAGGGTCGGTTGTGGTGGACGCTGGCGCAGGCGGGCGTGACGACGCTGGCGGCGCTGCTGGTGGGGGTGCCGCTGGCGTTTCTGCTGTCGCGGTTCGAGGTGCGGGGGAAGGCGTTGTTCCTGCGGCTCCTGCTGTTGCCGTTCGTGACGCCGACGCTGGTGGCGGTGCTGGGCCTGAGTGCGCTGCTGGGGCCGCAGGGGTGGGTGACGAAGCTGACGGGCGTGAATCTGAGTGACACGCCGGCGTTGCTGCTGCTGGGGAACCTGTTTTTTAACCTGCCGGTGATGGTGCGGCTGGGGTACGCGGGGTTCTCGCGGGTGCCGGTGAACGCGGTGGGGGCGGCGCGGTCGCTGGGTGCCTCGGCGTGGCGGGCGGCGCTGGGGGTGGCGTTGCCGCTGGCGTTGCCGGGCGTGCTGGCGGGGGCGGTGCTGGTGTTCCTGTACTCGGCGCTGAGTTTCGGTCTGCCCCTGGCGCTGGGCGGCGAGCGGTACGGGACGCTGGAAGTAGAGATCTACACCCTGACGGCCCTGCAACTGCGCCTGCCGGAGGCGAGTGCGCTGATCGTGGGGCAACTGCTGCTGACGCTGGTGGCGACGGCCGCGTACGTGCGCTTATCAGCGGGCGGGGTGGGTGTGGCGGCGGGCGGCCTGCCGGGGGCGCGAGGTGGGGCGCGGGCGGCGCTGCTGGGCCTGGGGGCGCTGGTGGTCGTGGTGTGCTTCGCGCCGCTGCTGGCGGTCGTGGTGCGGGGCCTGCTGGGGTCCGGGGGCCCGACCCTGGCGTACTGGCAGGCGGTCCTGGCGGACCCGGACACGCCGCTGCTGGCGTGGAACACCGTGCGCTTCGGGCTGCTGGCGCTGCTGGGCGCGGGCCTGCTGGGTGGCCTGTACGCGCTGGGCGCGTGGCGGGCGCGGTCGCGGGTGCTGGACCTGATCTCGCTGCTGCCGCTGATGGTCTCGCCGGTCAGTCTGGCGGTCGGGTACCTGCTGGCATTCCCGGCGCTGGCCGCCACGCTGCCCATGCTGATCGCGGCGTACACGCTGCTGGCGCTACCGCTGGTGGTGCGCTCGGTGCTCCCGGCGCTGCGGGCCATTCCGCCCCGCCTGCACGAGGCCGCGCGGTCCCTGGGCGCGTCGCGCGGCGCGGCGTTCCGTTCCGTCACGTTCCCGCTGGCGTTCCCGGCCCTGCGGGGCGGCGGGGCGCTGGCCCTGGCGACCGTGCTGGGCGAGTTCGGCGCGACCCTCGTCCTCTCCCGGCCCGAATGGGCGACCCTGAGCACCGGCCTGTACGAACGGCTGGGCCGCCCCGGCGAACGCAACCTGGGCGAGGCCTGCGCGCTGGCGACCGCGCTGCTGCTGCTGTCCACCCTGGCCTTCACCCTGCTGGACGGCGGCGAGGGCGAGGTCACGTGA
- a CDS encoding NUDIX hydrolase, with protein sequence MRNLLVWVVVQDERGRVLLGRRDGSAYGHGLWGLPGGQVEPGEGLPEAAAREVREEVGLSLNPTGLRVLGVRRYEVDGAQGTDFLFRAPDWAGVPQALHKTSEVAWFAPGDLPDDALPWLAPLLDAHLNRGVFVTEQLSDVRAAREIA encoded by the coding sequence ATGCGGAATCTGCTGGTGTGGGTGGTCGTGCAGGATGAGCGGGGCCGGGTGCTGCTGGGCCGCCGGGACGGCTCGGCGTATGGGCATGGTCTGTGGGGCCTGCCGGGCGGTCAGGTGGAGCCCGGCGAGGGTCTGCCCGAGGCGGCGGCGCGCGAGGTGCGCGAGGAGGTGGGCCTGAGCTTGAACCCGACCGGCCTGCGGGTGCTGGGCGTGCGGCGTTACGAGGTGGACGGCGCGCAGGGCACGGACTTCCTGTTCCGCGCGCCGGACTGGGCGGGCGTGCCGCAGGCGCTGCACAAGACCTCGGAGGTCGCGTGGTTCGCGCCGGGCGACCTGCCGGACGACGCGCTGCCCTGGCTGGCGCCGCTGCTGGACGCGCACCTGAACCGGGGTGTGTTCGTGACCGAGCAGCTGTCCGACGTGCGCGCGGCGCGGGAGATCGCGTGA
- a CDS encoding MarR family winged helix-turn-helix transcriptional regulator gives MKTATSLQPPPAARDTDDALYLLVRTTLRFSRRFRQALDEPLERALGLNTKELLVLASVMDGFDTPGAVAARQNLPAPTVTRIVTKLVGAGLVQRVTDPADLRLQRLRLTPQGEATRVRTRATGQDIVQAHFGHLPPERVQAALAALNALDDALNAALPTPAGERP, from the coding sequence ATGAAAACGGCGACTTCCCTCCAACCCCCACCCGCCGCCAGAGACACGGACGACGCCCTGTACCTGCTCGTGCGCACCACGCTGCGCTTCTCGCGGCGATTCCGGCAGGCGCTTGACGAACCGCTGGAACGTGCGCTGGGCCTGAACACCAAGGAACTGCTGGTGCTGGCCAGCGTGATGGACGGTTTCGATACGCCCGGCGCGGTCGCTGCCCGCCAGAACCTGCCCGCTCCCACCGTGACCCGCATCGTGACCAAACTGGTCGGCGCGGGCCTCGTACAGCGCGTCACGGACCCCGCCGATCTGCGCCTGCAACGCCTGCGCCTCACCCCGCAGGGCGAGGCGACCCGCGTCCGCACCCGCGCCACCGGGCAGGACATCGTGCAGGCCCACTTCGGGCACCTGCCGCCCGAGCGCGTGCAGGCCGCCCTGGCCGCCCTGAACGCCCTGGACGACGCCCTGAACGCCGCTCTGCCTACCCCTGCCGGAGAGCGCCCATGA
- a CDS encoding ABC transporter ATP-binding protein, whose product MPDLPPALSLRDIQKSFGAVQAVRGVSLDVAAGETVALLGPSGCGKSTVLRVVAGLERPDSGSVAVGGRDVTALPPEARHVGLVFQDYALFPHLSVLGNVAYGPRVRGAGRVVAEARAREALALVDLPGLEARRPAQLSGGQAQRVALARALATGSPLLLLDEPMSNLDERLRAELREGLRALFARVGAGVLLVTHDQREARSLAGRVAVMRAGELVQVGAAEEVFARPASAWVAAFLGESNLLPDGPGWVRFVPEGALRPGVGEAWPVTARHPVEGGVQVTVAHAWGPLTLTLSAREAAALQGSTLRLSVDEAGVQRLPDDRNPAR is encoded by the coding sequence ATGCCTGATCTGCCCCCTGCCCTGTCCCTGCGCGACATTCAGAAATCGTTTGGTGCGGTGCAGGCGGTGCGGGGTGTGTCGCTGGACGTGGCGGCGGGTGAGACGGTGGCGCTGCTGGGCCCGAGCGGGTGCGGGAAGAGCACGGTGCTGCGGGTGGTGGCGGGCCTGGAACGGCCGGACAGTGGGTCCGTTGCGGTGGGGGGGCGGGATGTGACGGCCCTGCCGCCGGAGGCGCGGCACGTGGGGCTGGTGTTTCAGGATTACGCGCTCTTTCCGCATCTGAGTGTGCTGGGGAACGTGGCGTACGGGCCGCGCGTGCGGGGGGCGGGGCGCGTGGTGGCGGAGGCGCGGGCGCGCGAGGCGCTGGCGCTGGTGGACCTGCCGGGGCTGGAGGCGCGGCGGCCGGCGCAGTTGTCGGGGGGGCAGGCGCAGCGGGTGGCGCTGGCGCGGGCGCTGGCGACGGGGTCGCCGTTGCTGCTGCTCGATGAGCCGATGTCCAACCTGGATGAGCGGCTGCGCGCGGAGTTGCGGGAGGGGTTGCGGGCGCTGTTCGCGCGGGTGGGGGCGGGGGTGCTGCTGGTCACGCACGATCAGCGGGAGGCGCGGTCCCTGGCGGGTCGGGTGGCGGTCATGCGGGCCGGGGAACTGGTGCAGGTGGGGGCGGCCGAGGAGGTGTTCGCGCGGCCCGCGTCGGCGTGGGTGGCGGCGTTCCTGGGCGAGTCGAACCTGTTGCCGGACGGGCCGGGCTGGGTGCGGTTCGTGCCGGAGGGGGCGCTGCGGCCCGGTGTGGGTGAGGCGTGGCCGGTGACGGCGCGCCATCCGGTGGAGGGGGGCGTGCAGGTGACGGTCGCGCACGCCTGGGGGCCGCTGACCCTGACGCTGAGCGCGCGGGAAGCGGCGGCTCTGCAGGGCAGCACGCTGCGCCTGAGCGTGGATGAGGCGGGGGTGCAGCGCCTGCCGGACGACCGGAATCCGGCCCGGTAG
- a CDS encoding thiamine ABC transporter substrate-binding protein, which translates to MRNTLTVLAALALASAASAQSNPAQTTLTVITHDSFDVDRKLIAAFETQNRAKVRFIKGGDAGELLNRLILTRRAPIADVVYGLDNSLLPRARQADLLQPYRSPALSRVPAAYRLSEDGLLNTVDYGFVALNYDRAWFEKNKVALPRSLDDLKTPAYARLTVVQSPATSSPGLAFLLATVNHYGEAGAWNWWRAARAGGMKVTRGWSDAYYKDFTRNGGRYPIVLSYASSPAAEVFYADGFNPSKLPAQAPTANLFLPGSTYTQLEGVGILKGSKQTALARKFVDFMLSAPVQTDIPTRMWIYPAVKGTPLNPVYTFAQEPTPTPIKPDIAANPQRLVDAWITQVLRAR; encoded by the coding sequence ATGCGTAACACACTGACCGTACTTGCCGCACTTGCCCTTGCCAGCGCCGCCAGCGCCCAGAGCAACCCAGCCCAGACGACGCTGACCGTCATCACGCACGACTCCTTCGACGTGGACAGGAAGCTGATCGCCGCGTTCGAGACGCAGAACCGGGCGAAGGTCCGCTTCATCAAGGGCGGCGACGCCGGGGAACTCCTGAACCGCCTGATCCTCACCCGCCGCGCCCCGATTGCCGACGTGGTGTACGGCCTGGACAACAGCCTGCTGCCCCGCGCTCGGCAGGCCGACCTCCTCCAGCCGTACAGGAGCCCCGCGCTTTCCCGCGTGCCCGCCGCGTACCGCCTGAGCGAGGACGGCCTGCTGAACACCGTCGACTACGGCTTCGTCGCCCTGAACTACGACCGCGCGTGGTTCGAGAAGAACAAGGTCGCCCTGCCCAGAAGCCTCGACGACCTGAAAACCCCCGCCTACGCGCGGCTGACCGTCGTGCAGAGCCCCGCCACCAGCAGCCCCGGCCTCGCGTTCCTGCTCGCCACCGTCAACCACTACGGCGAGGCGGGCGCCTGGAACTGGTGGCGCGCCGCCCGCGCCGGCGGCATGAAAGTCACACGCGGCTGGAGCGACGCCTACTACAAGGACTTCACCCGCAACGGCGGCCGCTACCCCATCGTCCTCAGTTACGCCAGCAGCCCCGCCGCCGAAGTGTTCTACGCCGACGGCTTCAACCCCAGCAAACTCCCCGCGCAGGCCCCGACCGCCAACCTGTTCCTGCCCGGCAGCACCTACACCCAACTCGAAGGCGTCGGCATCCTCAAAGGCAGCAAACAGACCGCCCTGGCCCGCAAATTCGTGGACTTCATGCTGAGCGCACCCGTCCAGACCGACATCCCCACCCGCATGTGGATCTACCCCGCCGTGAAAGGCACCCCCCTCAACCCCGTCTACACATTCGCGCAGGAACCCACCCCCACCCCCATCAAGCCCGACATCGCCGCCAACCCCCAACGCCTCGTGGACGCCTGGATCACACAGGTGCTCCGGGCACGATGA